A genomic window from Glycine max cultivar Williams 82 chromosome 17, Glycine_max_v4.0, whole genome shotgun sequence includes:
- the LOC100818527 gene encoding ABC transporter B family member 11, which translates to MARQQDFKKNKMMKKEESNKTLPFHKLFSFADSRDYLLMFVGTISAAGNGMTKASTNIVMGEAIEAFRRSGNTKQVVHEVSQVSLKFALLGAISFLAAFLQVACWVSTGERQAARIRGLYLKAVLRQDISYFDKETNTGEVVERMSGDTVLIQEAMGEKVGKFIQCVACFLGGLVIAFIKGWFLTLVLLSCIPPLVLSGSIMSIAFAKLASRGQAAYSEAATVAACAIGSIRTVASFTGENQAIAQYNQSLTKAYRTAVQDGVAAGLGLGSIRFFITSSFALALWFGAKMVLEKGYTPGQVMSIFLALFYASMSLGQVSTNLTAFAAGQAAAFKIFETINRHPDIDAYDTAGQQKDDISGDIELREVCFSYPSRPDALIFNGFSISISSGTNAALVGKSGSGKSTVISLIERFYDPQAGEVLIDGINLRELQLKWIRQKIGLVSQEPVLFHCSIKENIAYGKDGATDEEIRAATELANAAKFIDKFPHGLDTVAGEHGTQLSGGQKQRIAIARAILKDPRVLLLDEATSALDAESERVVQETLDKVMINRTTIIVAHRLNTIRNADTISVIHQGRVVENGTHAELIKDPDGAYSQLIRLQEINKQLDGTDDSGRVENSVDSERQSSQWFPFPQSLSLGSSGTGNSSHDSFRISNAMPTTLDLLKTSEEGPEVLPPVVSHSPPEVSFLHLVYLNKPEIPELVLGTLAAIVTGAILPLMGFLISNMINTFLEPADELRKVSKFWALMFIALGVAGTIFHPIRSYFFAVAGSKLIKRIGLMCFKKIIHMEVGWFDKAGNSSGILGARLSLDVASIRTFVGDALGLMVQDVATVIIALVIAFEANWQLSLIILVLLPLLLVNGQVQMGSMQGFVTDAKKLYEEASQVANDAVGNIRTIAAFCAEEKVMNLYQKKCLGPIKTGIWQGIVSGTSFGLSLFLVFSVNSCSFYAGARLVENGKTSISDVFRVFFTLTMAAIAISQSGFMAPGASKAKSSVTSIFAILDQKSRIDPSDECGMTLQEVKGEIEFHHVTFKYPTRPNVLLFRDLSLTIHAGETVALAGESGSGKSTVISLLQRFYEPDSGQITLDGTEIQKLQLKWFRQQMGLVSQEPVLFNDTIRTNIAYGKGGDATEAEIIAATELANAHTFISSLQQGYDTIVGERGIQLSGGQKQRVAIARAIVKNPKILLLDEATSALDVESERVVQDALDQVMVDRTTIVVAHRLSTIKDADSIAVVQNGVIAEQGKHDTLLNKGGIYASLVGLHTNLVSS; encoded by the exons ATGGCCAGACAGCAAGATTtcaagaagaacaagatgatgaagaagGAGGAAAGTAACAAAACACTACCATTTCACAAACTTTTTTCATTTGCAGACTCAAGGGATTATCTATTGATGTTTGTTGGGACAATAAGTGCTGCTGGGAATGGAATGACTAAGGCTTCAACGAATATAGTTATGGGAGAAGCAATTGAAGCTTTTAGAAGAAGTGGTAACACTAAACAAGTAGTTCATGAAGTTTCCCAG GTGTCTCTGAAGTTCGCACTACTAGGTGCAATTTCCTTTCTGGCAGCATTTCTAC AGGTGGCTTGTTGGGTATCCACCGGGGAGAGACAAGCAGCGAGAATTCGAGGCTTATACCTCAAAGCAGTTCTGAGACAAGATATAAGCTACTTTGACAAGGAAACCAATACTGGTGAGGTTGTTGAAAGGATGTCAGGTGACACAGTTCTTATTCAAGAAGCCATGGGAGAGAAG GTAGGAAAATTCATACAGTGTGTAGCATGTTTTTTAGGAGGTTTAGTCATAGCATTCATCAAGGGTTGGTTTCTAACCCTTGTCCTTCTATCTTGTATTCCACCTCTTGTCCTCTCCGGCTCCATAATGAGCATTGCTTTTGCAAAGTTGGCATCCCGTGGACAAGCAGCTTATTCTGAAGCAGCAACTGTAGCAGCGTGTGCAATTGGTTCAATTCGAACT GTTGCATCATTTACAGGCGAGAATCAAGCTATAGCTCAATACAATCAATCCTTAACAAAAGCTTACAGGACTGCAGTGCAAGATGGAGTGGCTGCTGGTTTAGGCCTGGGGTCAATCCGTTTTTTTATTACCAGTAGTTTTGCATTGGCTTTATGGTTTGGAGCAAAGATGGTACTAGAGAAAGGCTATACACCAGGTCAAGTCATGAGTATATTTCTGGCACTATTTTATGCCTCCAT gTCTTTGGGGCAGGTTTCTACAAATTTAACAGCATTTGCTGCAGGACAAGCTGCCgcctttaaaatatttgaaacaaTAAATAGGCATCCAGATATTGATGCTTACGACACTGCTGGTCAACAGAAAGATGATATTTCTGGAGATATAGAACTTAGGGAGGTTTGCTTTAGTTATCCTTCAAGACCAGATGCATTGATATTCAATGGATTTTCTATTTCAATATCAAGTGGTACTAATGCAGCTTTGGTTGGGAAAAGTGGGAGTGGGAAATCAACAGTTATTAGTTTGATTGAGAGATTTTATGATCCACAAGCTGGTGAAGTTCTTATTGATGGTATCAACCTCAGAGAATTACAGTTGAAATGGATCAGACAGAAAATAGGCCTTGTCAGCCAGGAACCGGTTCTCTTCCATTGTagcattaaagaaaatattgccTATGGTAAGGATGGGGCAACAGATGAAGAAATCAGAGCCGCCACTGAACTTGCTAATGCAGCTAAATTCATAGATAAATTTCCACAT ggACTTGACACAGTTGCTGGTGAGCATGGTACACAGCTCTCTGGGGGTCAAAAGCAAAGAATTGCCATAGCAAGGGCAATTCTGAAAGATCCAAGAGTTCTGCTCCTTGATGAAGCTACAAGTGCCCTTGACGCTGAGTCTGAGAGAGTGGTGCAAGAGACACTAGACAAAGTTATGATAAACCGAACAACGATCATTGTAGCACACCGCCTAAACACAATAAGGAATGCTGATACCATATCTGTTATTCATCAAGGAAGAGTAGTAGAAAATG GTACACATGCGGAGCTCATTAAAGATCCAGATGGAGCTTATAGCCAGCTCATTAGATTGCAAGAAATTAACAAGCAGTTAGATGGTACAGATGACTCCGGCAGGGTAGAAAACTCTGTAGATTCTGAACGACAATCAAGCCAGTGGTTTCCTTTCCCTCAATCTTTAAGCTTGGGATCATCTGGAACAGGAAACAGCAGTCATGACTCATTCAGAATATCAAATGCTATGCCTACTACACTTGATCTCTTGAAAACATCAGAAGAAGGACCTGAAGTTCTTCCTCCAGTAGTATCACATTCACCTCCCGAAGTCTCATTCCTTCACCTTGTTTATCTTAACAAGCCTGAAATCCCAGAGTTAGTCCTAGGGACTCTAGCTGCCATAGTAACTGGGGCAATACTACCCCTTATGGGGTTTCTTATCTCCAACATGATAAATACTTTCCTTGAGCCTGCAGATGAACTCCGTAAAGTCTCAAAGTTTTGGGCATTAATGTTTATTGCCCTTGGTGTAGCTGGCACCATATTTCATCCAATAAGGTCATACTTTTTTGCTGTAGCTGGTTCTAAGTTGATAAAAAGGATCGGGCTGATGTGtttcaagaaaattattcaCATGGAAGTAGGCTGGTTTGACAAAGCTGGGAATTCAAGTGGAATACTTGGAGCAAGGCTGTCACTTGATGTGGCTTCTATTCGAACTTTTGTTGGGGATGCACTCGGTTTGATGGTTCAAGATGTTGCTACAGTAATCATAGCCTTGGTAATCGCCTTTGAGGCAAACTGGCAGCTTTCTCTCATCATTCTTGTTTTGCTACCTCTATTATTAGTAAATGGACAAGTGCAAATGGGATCCATGCAAGGATTTGTCACTGATGCAAAG AAACTATATGAGGAAGCAAGTCAAGTAGCGAATGACGCAGTAGGGAATATCAGAACAATTGCCGCTTTTTGTGCTGAAGAGAAGGTAATGAACTTATACCAGAAGAAATGTTTAGGACCCATCAAGACAGGTATATGGCAAGGTATAGTCAGCGGAACAAGTTTTGGGTTATCACTCTTCTTGGTGTTCTCGGTTAATTCATGCAGTTTTTATGCTGGAGCCCGACTTGTTGAGAATGGCAAAACATCAATCTCAGATGTTTTCCGT GTGTTTTTCACTCTCACAATGGCAGCTATAGCAATTTCACAATCTGGCTTCATGGCCCCAGGTGCAAGCAAAGCAAAAAGTTCTGTTACTTCTATATTTGCTATTCTTGACCAGAAATCAAGAATAGATCCCAGTGATGAGTGCGGAATGACATTGCAAGAAGTGAAGGGAGAAATTGAGTTCCACCATGTCACTTTCAAGTATCCAACCAGGCCTAATGTTCTTCTATTCAGAGATCTTTCCTTGACCATTCATGCAGGGGAG ACAGTTGCTCTAGCAGGCGAAAGTGGAAGTGGAAAGTCAACAGTAATCTCATTGCTGCAAAGATTTTATGAGCCAGATTCAGGTCAGATTACACTGGATGGAACAGAAATCCAAAAGCTACAACTTAAATGGTTTAGGCAGCAGATGGGTCTGGTAAGCCAGGAGCCTGTGCTGTTTAATGATACCATCAGAACCAACATTGCATATGGAAAAGGAGGTGATGCAACAGAAGCTGAAATTATAGCTGCAACTGAACTGGCAAATGCCCACACGTTCATTAGCAGTTTGCAGCAG GGTTATGACACCATAGTAGGGGAGAGAGGGATTCAACTATCTGGAGGGCAGAAGCAGCGGGTGGCAATTGCAAGAGCCATAGTGAAGAATCCAAAAATATTACTGCTAGATGAAGCCACAAGTGCACTTGATGTTGAGTCTGAAAGAGTGGTTCAGGATGCACTAGACCAAGTGATGGTGGACCGAACCACAATTGTGGTGGCTCACAGGTTATCCACCATAAAGGATGCAGATTCGATAGCAGTTGTTCAAAATGGAGTCATTGCTGAGCAAGGAAAACATGACACTTTGCTTAACAAGGGTGGTATCTATGCTTCATTAGTAGGCTTGCACACAAATCTTGTTTCATCTTAG